The following coding sequences are from one Xiphophorus couchianus chromosome 22, X_couchianus-1.0, whole genome shotgun sequence window:
- the LOC114138466 gene encoding uncharacterized protein LOC114138466 isoform X2 — MSEPGAEPAAGSPEFFELWRNISEVDRGKQQASKGTQQMLPTATSPGCNGFRTTSELTPVRTHLRSPRLPGSSSSRFLGSNVTESPGDVEASQDIFWDATSPTHTGRRNKNTRAVKISDIANRIAPKNIKPKVTESLLLHWMDDGAIPCTPDVPKQRVRKRQSNVKDLLSLANLFDKTTQQDQETSVQQDTVTGKLRGTADVSENNVKEPRCPSLSEQAEAELRALFDSSTQGISGRLSEGSVSSQDRQDLVETFAFIDQRQSEPKPADKHSTNNLVDFEDDWDNDDLLNDSLILALTQDPSNPPKTSAKSHTNTTELASALQSTSNKKPENPCKTSFCLLQDLCPKTKTRNRSTFKLESNPHFQTMLDKEAAKFGSTAIQPKSKSTEQKRATTKTDSNPQCEKVTNGAKFFLPASSVKDVSDSLWDDGDDDALLYQVCASVERVSNSQPDEASLKLWEGQKLKGPVDGRQNMRDCHVSAESSGSSGVGANRRSSGSFIRSHSLPLTSCKTGNYQGWNIPLKGGNNKSGISQRFPGSQVDPGGDFSHGNVAMKPHPAMTRVAQNSMSQHAAFKRNVSDSAIINNKVFVTSQTAGKCSAAEIERKKQEALARRRLRMQNASNL; from the exons ATGTCGGAACCGGGGgcagaacctgctgctggcAGCCCTGAGTTCTTCGAGCTGTGGAGGAACATCTCTGAAGTTGACCGCGGCAAACAACAGGCCAGCAAAGGCACACAGCAGATGCTACCCACTGCAACTTCTCCTGGGTGTAacg GTTTCAGGACAACCTCTGAGTTGACTCCTGTTCGCACACATCTGCGGAGTCCTCGGCTcccaggcagcagcagcagcaggttcctTGGCTCTAACGTGACAGAGTCTCCAGGAGATGTTGAGGCTTCACAGGACATTTTCTGGGATGCCACATCCCCTACTCACACTG GTCGACGTAACAAGAACACCAGAGCTGTGAAAATCTCTGATATTGCTAACCGCATTGCTCCGAAG aATATAAAACCCAAAGTGACCGAATCCTTGCTGCTCCACTGGATGGACGATGGCGCGATCCCTTGCACCCCTGATGTCCCGAAGCAACGAGTCCGGAAAAG ACAGAGCAATGTGAAGGATCTCCTGTCTCTTGCCAACCTGTTTGATAAAACCACGCAGCAAGATCAGGAGACTTCTGTCCAACAGGACACCGTCACCGGTAAACTTCGTGGCACTGCGGACGTCTCTGAAAACAACGTCAAAGAACCGAGGTGTCCATCTTTGTCGGAACAAGCGGAGGCAGAGCTTCGGGCTCTGTTTGACTCGTCCACCCAGGGAATCAGCGGCAGGTTGAGCGAAGGCTCGGTCTCTTCGCAAGACAGACAGGACCTAGTCGAGACTTTTGCCTTCATTGACCAGAGACAGTCAGAACCCAAACCAGCTGATAAGCACTCTACAAATAACTTGGTTGACTTTGAGGATGACTGGGACAATGACGACCTACTCAATGACTCCTTGATCTTGGCACTGACACAAGATCCAAGCAATCCTCCTAAGACCTCAGCAAAGTCTCACACAAACACTACAGAGTTAGCTTCTGCTCTTCAGTCAACTTCGAATaagaagccggagaacccgtgTAAAACAAGTTTCTGTTTACTGCAGGATCTATgtcccaaaacaaaaactagaaaTCGTAGCACTTTTAAGTTGGAATCCAACCCTCACTTTCAGACCATGCTGGATAAGGAAGCTGCAAAGTTTGGTTCCACTGCTATACAACCCAAATCGAAGAGCACAGAGCAGAAACGTGCTACCACAAAGACGGACTCCAATCCCCAATGTGAAAAAGTCACTAATGGGGCGAAGTTTTTTCTGCCGGCCTCTTCGGTTAAAGACGTATCGGACAGTTTATGGGACGACGGCGATGATGACGCCCTCCTCTACCAGGTATGCGCCAGCGTGGAGAGGGTTTCCAACAGCCAGCCGGATGAAGCGTCTCTGAAACTCTGGGAGGGACAAAAATTGAAAGGGCCTGTAGACGGACGCCAGAACATGAGAGATTGTCATGTCAGCGCCGAATCCTCTGGGAGTTCTGGTGTCGGTGCGAACAGACGATCATCGGGTTCTTTCATTCGTTCCCACTCTCTGCCGTTGACTTCCTGTAAAACCGGAAACTACCAAGGATGGAACATTCCTCTGAAAGGCGGCAACAACAAATCGGGGATTTCGCAAAGATTCCCGGGTAGCCAAGTTGATCCGGGTGGAGATTTCTCCCATGGCAACGTGGCTATGAAGCCTCATCCAGCAATGACCAGAGTCGCCCAGAACTCCATGTCCCAGCATGCAGCATTCAAGAGGAATGTGTCTGACTCAGCCATCATAAACAACAAAG TTTTTGTCACCAGCCAGACTGCGGGGAAGTGCTCTGCAGCGGAGATCGAGAGGAAGAAGCAGGAGGCTTTGGCCCGGAGGCGGCTGAGAATGCAAAACGCTTCAAACCTTTAG
- the LOC114138466 gene encoding uncharacterized protein LOC114138466 isoform X1, with translation MSEPGAEPAAGSPEFFELWRNISEVDRGKQQASKGTQQMLPTATSPGCNGEEEEGFRTTSELTPVRTHLRSPRLPGSSSSRFLGSNVTESPGDVEASQDIFWDATSPTHTGRRNKNTRAVKISDIANRIAPKNIKPKVTESLLLHWMDDGAIPCTPDVPKQRVRKRQSNVKDLLSLANLFDKTTQQDQETSVQQDTVTGKLRGTADVSENNVKEPRCPSLSEQAEAELRALFDSSTQGISGRLSEGSVSSQDRQDLVETFAFIDQRQSEPKPADKHSTNNLVDFEDDWDNDDLLNDSLILALTQDPSNPPKTSAKSHTNTTELASALQSTSNKKPENPCKTSFCLLQDLCPKTKTRNRSTFKLESNPHFQTMLDKEAAKFGSTAIQPKSKSTEQKRATTKTDSNPQCEKVTNGAKFFLPASSVKDVSDSLWDDGDDDALLYQVCASVERVSNSQPDEASLKLWEGQKLKGPVDGRQNMRDCHVSAESSGSSGVGANRRSSGSFIRSHSLPLTSCKTGNYQGWNIPLKGGNNKSGISQRFPGSQVDPGGDFSHGNVAMKPHPAMTRVAQNSMSQHAAFKRNVSDSAIINNKVFVTSQTAGKCSAAEIERKKQEALARRRLRMQNASNL, from the exons ATGTCGGAACCGGGGgcagaacctgctgctggcAGCCCTGAGTTCTTCGAGCTGTGGAGGAACATCTCTGAAGTTGACCGCGGCAAACAACAGGCCAGCAAAGGCACACAGCAGATGCTACCCACTGCAACTTCTCCTGGGTGTAacggtgaggaagaggaag GTTTCAGGACAACCTCTGAGTTGACTCCTGTTCGCACACATCTGCGGAGTCCTCGGCTcccaggcagcagcagcagcaggttcctTGGCTCTAACGTGACAGAGTCTCCAGGAGATGTTGAGGCTTCACAGGACATTTTCTGGGATGCCACATCCCCTACTCACACTG GTCGACGTAACAAGAACACCAGAGCTGTGAAAATCTCTGATATTGCTAACCGCATTGCTCCGAAG aATATAAAACCCAAAGTGACCGAATCCTTGCTGCTCCACTGGATGGACGATGGCGCGATCCCTTGCACCCCTGATGTCCCGAAGCAACGAGTCCGGAAAAG ACAGAGCAATGTGAAGGATCTCCTGTCTCTTGCCAACCTGTTTGATAAAACCACGCAGCAAGATCAGGAGACTTCTGTCCAACAGGACACCGTCACCGGTAAACTTCGTGGCACTGCGGACGTCTCTGAAAACAACGTCAAAGAACCGAGGTGTCCATCTTTGTCGGAACAAGCGGAGGCAGAGCTTCGGGCTCTGTTTGACTCGTCCACCCAGGGAATCAGCGGCAGGTTGAGCGAAGGCTCGGTCTCTTCGCAAGACAGACAGGACCTAGTCGAGACTTTTGCCTTCATTGACCAGAGACAGTCAGAACCCAAACCAGCTGATAAGCACTCTACAAATAACTTGGTTGACTTTGAGGATGACTGGGACAATGACGACCTACTCAATGACTCCTTGATCTTGGCACTGACACAAGATCCAAGCAATCCTCCTAAGACCTCAGCAAAGTCTCACACAAACACTACAGAGTTAGCTTCTGCTCTTCAGTCAACTTCGAATaagaagccggagaacccgtgTAAAACAAGTTTCTGTTTACTGCAGGATCTATgtcccaaaacaaaaactagaaaTCGTAGCACTTTTAAGTTGGAATCCAACCCTCACTTTCAGACCATGCTGGATAAGGAAGCTGCAAAGTTTGGTTCCACTGCTATACAACCCAAATCGAAGAGCACAGAGCAGAAACGTGCTACCACAAAGACGGACTCCAATCCCCAATGTGAAAAAGTCACTAATGGGGCGAAGTTTTTTCTGCCGGCCTCTTCGGTTAAAGACGTATCGGACAGTTTATGGGACGACGGCGATGATGACGCCCTCCTCTACCAGGTATGCGCCAGCGTGGAGAGGGTTTCCAACAGCCAGCCGGATGAAGCGTCTCTGAAACTCTGGGAGGGACAAAAATTGAAAGGGCCTGTAGACGGACGCCAGAACATGAGAGATTGTCATGTCAGCGCCGAATCCTCTGGGAGTTCTGGTGTCGGTGCGAACAGACGATCATCGGGTTCTTTCATTCGTTCCCACTCTCTGCCGTTGACTTCCTGTAAAACCGGAAACTACCAAGGATGGAACATTCCTCTGAAAGGCGGCAACAACAAATCGGGGATTTCGCAAAGATTCCCGGGTAGCCAAGTTGATCCGGGTGGAGATTTCTCCCATGGCAACGTGGCTATGAAGCCTCATCCAGCAATGACCAGAGTCGCCCAGAACTCCATGTCCCAGCATGCAGCATTCAAGAGGAATGTGTCTGACTCAGCCATCATAAACAACAAAG TTTTTGTCACCAGCCAGACTGCGGGGAAGTGCTCTGCAGCGGAGATCGAGAGGAAGAAGCAGGAGGCTTTGGCCCGGAGGCGGCTGAGAATGCAAAACGCTTCAAACCTTTAG